A portion of the Deltaproteobacteria bacterium genome contains these proteins:
- a CDS encoding DUF3024 domain-containing protein: MRDALTQSQLQPAPAVRRDGSDREQAVMGDFTAAYVRRALEPRLQGHGTIEVKKSGQWGVTIVHRYVSEWNGREVSMPIAQLRANGMRMQLYWKRANGRWTAYESNAHGPFVDSLDGCLKEIDSDRWGCFWG, encoded by the coding sequence ATGCGCGACGCTTTGACCCAATCGCAACTTCAACCGGCGCCCGCGGTGCGGCGCGACGGATCGGATAGGGAGCAGGCAGTCATGGGCGATTTCACCGCCGCGTACGTACGTCGTGCGCTCGAGCCGCGATTGCAGGGACACGGCACCATCGAGGTGAAGAAGTCCGGCCAGTGGGGGGTCACGATCGTGCACCGCTACGTCAGCGAGTGGAACGGTCGCGAGGTCTCGATGCCGATCGCGCAGTTGCGCGCCAACGGTATGCGGATGCAACTCTATTGGAAGCGTGCGAACGGACGGTGGACCGCGTACGAGAGCAACGCCCACGGGCCGTTTGTCGATTCACTCGACGGCTGTCTGAAGGAGATCGATAGCGATCGCTGGGGTTGCTTCTGGGGCTGA
- a CDS encoding carboxypeptidase regulatory-like domain-containing protein → MSIGMHGQRTGFGMRLLAVAVSCAMVGAPALAASRATLGGKIVNAAGKPVGGATVLVLRPGSDSVLFSTTSGDNGLYAVEGVAVGTYNVKVVAPAPLRGDTVKAELGEKGLIVNWRLSANDKAAAIAVPGKVGGEESELCSPVQIGEYEINRCYLIGGVALVGLGVGLGVGLSGGGGGGGGGEGNATLTPTGGEGHGTPTITGTRPTATITGTRPVEATPTSTTPPTATGTRTSPTPTGSVPPSPTATTPPTATLTLVPTLTPTTPVGPTASPTCETCNR, encoded by the coding sequence ATGTCGATAGGAATGCACGGTCAACGGACTGGATTCGGGATGCGGCTGCTTGCGGTTGCAGTGTCGTGCGCCATGGTGGGCGCCCCGGCGCTCGCCGCGAGCCGGGCGACTCTGGGCGGCAAGATTGTCAACGCCGCGGGAAAGCCGGTGGGTGGTGCCACGGTGCTCGTGCTGCGGCCGGGCTCCGATTCGGTGCTGTTCTCCACCACCAGCGGAGACAACGGGCTGTACGCTGTTGAGGGTGTCGCCGTTGGTACCTACAACGTGAAGGTCGTAGCTCCCGCCCCCCTACGCGGCGACACGGTAAAGGCCGAATTGGGCGAGAAGGGCCTGATCGTCAACTGGCGTCTATCGGCCAACGACAAGGCTGCGGCGATCGCGGTTCCCGGCAAAGTCGGCGGCGAAGAGAGCGAGTTGTGCTCCCCGGTGCAAATCGGCGAGTACGAAATCAATCGCTGCTACTTGATTGGCGGCGTGGCGTTGGTTGGTCTCGGCGTCGGCCTCGGCGTCGGATTGAGCGGCGGCGGCGGTGGCGGTGGCGGCGGAGAGGGCAATGCAACTCTGACGCCCACCGGGGGAGAGGGCCATGGGACCCCAACGATCACCGGCACACGGCCAACCGCAACGATCACCGGCACACGCCCAGTGGAGGCGACCCCTACGAGCACTACACCACCGACTGCGACGGGCACACGGACGTCGCCGACCCCGACTGGCAGCGTGCCACCGAGCCCGACGGCGACGACGCCACCGACGGCAACGCTCACCTTGGTGCCGACGCTGACGCCTACCACCCCGGTTGGGCCAACGGCATCACCGACATGTGAGACGTGTAATCGGTAG
- a CDS encoding polysaccharide biosynthesis tyrosine autokinase yields MSDTASMNQLSPYRITPNEMPPPMAPFADANDTHLRDYWQVILKHRWVIALFTLVVVTTTAFITFTTERTYTAEATLQIEKQAPHVVKIEEVTQPDVFGPEKYDYYQTQFRILESRTLAARVLRDLALENDPRFLSGSQPGMLRRAMAAVRGWFSTAPASEPESQELGVDPRLIDLYLELFEVEPVKNSRLVRVRFSTHDPGLSAQIANAHANAYIQQGMEGRYHATGDAQQFLETKLTELKQKVETTEGALNRYRKEHHIISLDNRENIVVGRLDDLNKRLTTAQADRIQYESQYLLIKTRNYEALPAVIDSPLIQHLKQTASELEAKYAQMGEKFKPAYPTMQQLKGEVEAAHARIDAEIKKVVGGIESGYMAAKGREEELRVQLEAQKNTALDQKENSVDYNMLKRDVDTSHALYESTLARMKETTVADSLRVSNVTIVDKAESPLYPSRPKRTLNLLLSLVAGLTLGTALAFFFEYLDNTLKTPEEVERFVRVPALGIVPTFASSATPREPSAAHVPAIAAHDGLPRELVTLHHGRSVVSEAYRTIRTAILLSSADNAPRLMLITSGQAGEGKTITAINTAITLAQSGARVLVVDADMRRPRCHRVLGTENGHGLSTLLTGQGELRDAVRPTKIENLFLISSGPVPPNPAELVGSVKMRETLALLREGFDYVLIDSPPVLPVSDGVLLSTMVDGVVLVTRGQHTPKDVVQRARDRLQYARAKILGVVLNNVNVNSGDYYYQSRDTYSYYGAQDGEHVADVEI; encoded by the coding sequence ATGAGTGACACCGCATCGATGAATCAGTTGTCGCCCTACCGCATCACGCCGAACGAGATGCCGCCTCCGATGGCTCCGTTCGCCGATGCGAACGACACCCACCTGCGCGATTACTGGCAGGTGATCCTCAAGCATCGTTGGGTGATCGCGCTGTTCACCTTGGTCGTGGTGACGACCACGGCGTTCATCACGTTCACCACCGAACGCACTTACACGGCCGAGGCGACGCTGCAGATCGAGAAGCAGGCGCCGCACGTCGTGAAGATCGAGGAGGTGACCCAGCCCGACGTCTTCGGCCCCGAGAAGTACGACTATTACCAGACCCAGTTCCGCATCCTCGAGAGTCGCACCTTGGCGGCGCGCGTGCTGCGCGACTTGGCACTCGAAAATGATCCGCGTTTCCTCAGCGGCAGCCAACCCGGCATGTTGCGACGCGCAATGGCTGCCGTGCGCGGCTGGTTCAGCACCGCGCCGGCAAGCGAGCCCGAGAGCCAAGAGCTCGGGGTCGATCCGCGCTTGATCGATCTCTATCTCGAACTATTCGAAGTCGAACCGGTCAAGAACTCGCGCCTGGTGCGCGTGCGCTTCAGTACGCACGATCCCGGCCTCTCGGCGCAGATCGCCAACGCGCACGCCAATGCCTACATCCAGCAAGGGATGGAGGGCCGCTATCATGCGACCGGCGACGCGCAGCAGTTTCTCGAAACCAAACTCACCGAGTTGAAGCAAAAGGTCGAAACCACCGAAGGCGCGCTCAATCGCTATCGCAAAGAGCACCACATCATCTCCCTCGACAATCGCGAGAACATCGTCGTCGGCCGCCTCGACGACTTGAACAAGCGTCTCACCACCGCGCAGGCCGACCGCATCCAATACGAGTCGCAGTACTTACTCATCAAGACACGCAACTACGAGGCGTTGCCGGCGGTGATCGACAGCCCGTTGATCCAACACCTCAAGCAAACGGCTTCGGAACTAGAAGCCAAGTACGCCCAGATGGGCGAAAAGTTCAAACCCGCGTACCCGACGATGCAGCAGCTCAAGGGTGAAGTCGAGGCCGCACATGCTCGCATCGACGCTGAGATCAAGAAGGTCGTCGGCGGCATCGAGTCGGGCTACATGGCCGCAAAGGGGCGCGAGGAGGAGCTGCGCGTCCAGCTTGAAGCGCAGAAGAACACCGCGCTCGATCAGAAGGAGAATTCGGTCGACTACAACATGCTCAAGCGCGACGTCGATACCAGTCACGCGCTCTACGAGAGTACGCTGGCGCGCATGAAGGAGACGACCGTTGCCGACAGCTTGCGGGTCTCCAACGTCACCATTGTCGACAAGGCCGAAAGTCCGCTGTATCCCTCGCGCCCGAAGCGCACGCTCAACCTGCTGCTGAGCCTGGTGGCGGGTCTGACGCTGGGGACGGCGCTGGCGTTCTTTTTCGAGTATCTCGACAACACGTTGAAGACACCGGAAGAGGTCGAACGGTTCGTGCGGGTGCCGGCGCTCGGCATCGTGCCGACGTTCGCGTCGAGCGCGACGCCGCGCGAACCGTCCGCCGCCCACGTTCCGGCGATCGCCGCTCACGACGGACTCCCGCGCGAGCTGGTCACACTGCATCACGGCCGCTCGGTGGTTTCGGAAGCCTATCGCACCATTCGCACCGCCATCTTGTTGTCCAGCGCCGACAACGCGCCGCGCCTGATGCTAATCACCAGTGGCCAGGCCGGCGAGGGCAAAACGATCACCGCCATCAACACGGCGATCACGCTGGCGCAGTCCGGCGCGCGCGTGCTGGTGGTCGATGCGGACATGCGCAGGCCGCGCTGTCATCGCGTGCTCGGCACCGAGAACGGCCACGGCCTGAGCACGTTGCTGACCGGCCAGGGCGAACTTCGCGATGCGGTGCGGCCGACCAAGATCGAAAACCTGTTCCTCATATCGAGCGGGCCGGTGCCGCCGAACCCCGCCGAGCTGGTTGGCTCAGTCAAAATGCGCGAGACCCTGGCACTGCTGCGCGAAGGTTTCGATTACGTGTTGATCGATTCGCCGCCGGTGTTGCCGGTGAGCGACGGGGTGTTGCTGTCGACGATGGTCGATGGCGTGGTGCTGGTGACGCGCGGACAACACACGCCGAAGGACGTCGTGCAGCGGGCGCGCGACCGCCTGCAGTACGCGCGCGCCAAGATCCTCGGGGTCGTGCTCAACAACGTGAACGTGAACAGTGGCGACTATTACTACCAGAGCCGCGACACCTATTCGTACTACGGCGCCCAAGACGGCGAGCACGTCGCCGACGTTGAGATCTGA
- a CDS encoding TIGR03560 family F420-dependent LLM class oxidoreductase: protein MPAMKFGLFFPQVGIPFPLIRQRAQLADRLGYDSIFFVDHMWSRGLPDMDHLEAWTVMAATAAITERLKIGTLVLCNSYRNPALLAKMAASLDAVSNGRLIFGIGAGWMDEEYRAYGYPFPSVRTRIEQLDEGLEIITRMFREPRATFQGKYYAVADAANNPKPAQQPHPPILIGGAGEKRLLRVVARHADIWNCPNNVATELPHKLDVLREHCATIKRDPNEIEVSEQCVVVLGKDDADFKQKWEFATRALGRVFDLEKTAFRGTPQQVIDQLHKRREQGVTFFTMLFGDFHRPETLELFAEKVAPACR from the coding sequence ATGCCAGCAATGAAGTTCGGGCTGTTCTTTCCGCAAGTCGGGATTCCGTTCCCGCTCATTCGGCAGCGCGCGCAACTCGCCGACCGCCTCGGCTACGATTCGATCTTCTTCGTCGATCATATGTGGAGCCGCGGGTTGCCGGACATGGACCACCTCGAAGCGTGGACGGTGATGGCGGCAACCGCGGCGATCACCGAACGCTTGAAAATCGGCACGCTGGTGTTGTGCAACTCCTACCGCAACCCGGCCTTGTTGGCGAAGATGGCGGCGAGCCTCGACGCCGTCAGCAACGGCCGCTTGATCTTCGGTATCGGCGCCGGTTGGATGGATGAAGAGTATCGGGCGTACGGCTATCCATTCCCATCAGTGCGCACGCGCATCGAGCAACTCGACGAAGGCCTGGAGATCATCACGCGGATGTTCCGCGAACCTCGCGCGACGTTTCAGGGCAAGTACTACGCGGTCGCGGATGCCGCGAACAATCCGAAGCCGGCGCAGCAGCCGCATCCGCCGATCCTGATTGGTGGTGCCGGAGAGAAACGCCTGCTGCGCGTCGTCGCACGCCACGCAGACATCTGGAACTGCCCCAACAATGTCGCCACCGAATTGCCCCACAAGCTCGACGTGCTGCGCGAGCACTGCGCGACCATCAAGCGCGATCCCAACGAGATTGAGGTTTCCGAGCAGTGCGTCGTGGTGCTCGGCAAAGACGACGCCGACTTCAAGCAGAAGTGGGAATTCGCCACCCGCGCGCTCGGCCGCGTCTTCGATCTCGAGAAGACCGCCTTCCGCGGTACGCCGCAGCAGGTCATCGACCAGCTTCACAAACGCCGCGAACAAGGCGTGACGTTCTTCACTATGCTGTTCGGGGATTTTCATCGGCCAGAGACCTTGGAGCTGTTCGCGGAAAAGGTCGCACCCGCGTGCCGGTGA
- a CDS encoding polysaccharide biosynthesis/export family protein gives MTGLENVNQRDIFHRTPRLIGLALMVSATIALLGCPPPQQRWMAGMNTGPGVITPADEDVRASRQRLEDLRREREAAGIGRDYHIGPGDLVEINVFDTEDLDRTVRVSGAGYVTLPLIGAIKADGLTERELEADITQHLEAKFIRNPQVNVFVQDYGSQKVSVMGAVLRPGQYSLTKDKNTILDMLSEAGGLARDAGSRIYLLPGERIDHAKIAMLASAERLGVGDRAVVSDALDASSDPIVIDVRDILDAGTQTALTLPSRAGDVIVVPEGGQFLVDGWVEKPGSYPLTRGVSVLGAVTAAGGPLYPAATSEVQVVRTQRNGTRMTLSADLKGIMDGRGQDIPLEAGDIVYVPANALKVPLYALYYVVTNVFRVAGTIPIL, from the coding sequence GTGACCGGACTTGAGAACGTGAATCAAAGAGACATATTCCACCGCACACCGCGCCTGATCGGCCTCGCCCTCATGGTGTCCGCTACGATCGCCTTGCTCGGCTGTCCGCCGCCACAGCAGCGCTGGATGGCCGGCATGAACACCGGCCCCGGCGTGATCACGCCCGCCGATGAAGACGTGCGCGCCAGTCGCCAACGACTCGAAGACTTGCGCCGCGAACGCGAAGCCGCCGGCATCGGCCGCGACTACCACATCGGCCCCGGCGACTTGGTCGAGATCAACGTCTTCGATACCGAGGACCTCGACCGCACCGTGCGCGTCTCTGGCGCAGGTTACGTAACGTTGCCGCTGATCGGTGCGATCAAGGCCGACGGCCTCACTGAACGCGAACTCGAAGCCGACATCACTCAGCACCTCGAGGCGAAGTTCATCAGAAACCCGCAGGTCAACGTCTTCGTGCAGGACTACGGCAGCCAGAAGGTTTCGGTCATGGGCGCGGTCCTGCGGCCGGGTCAGTACAGCCTTACCAAGGACAAGAACACCATCCTCGACATGCTGTCCGAGGCGGGTGGACTGGCGCGCGACGCCGGCAGTCGCATCTATCTGTTGCCCGGCGAGCGCATCGACCATGCGAAGATCGCCATGCTGGCCAGCGCCGAGCGCCTCGGTGTCGGCGATCGCGCTGTGGTCAGTGACGCGCTCGACGCCAGCAGCGATCCAATCGTCATCGATGTGCGCGACATCCTTGACGCCGGCACTCAGACCGCGCTGACCTTGCCGTCGCGCGCGGGTGATGTGATTGTCGTTCCCGAAGGCGGACAGTTCCTCGTCGATGGGTGGGTCGAGAAGCCTGGTTCCTATCCGCTGACCCGCGGCGTCAGCGTGCTCGGCGCGGTGACCGCCGCCGGCGGCCCGCTCTATCCGGCGGCGACCAGCGAGGTGCAGGTGGTGCGCACGCAGCGCAACGGTACGCGCATGACGCTGAGCGCAGATTTGAAAGGAATCATGGACGGCAGAGGACAGGACATTCCACTCGAGGCCGGCGATATCGTCTACGTGCCCGCCAACGCCTTGAAGGTGCCGCTTTACGCGCTCTATTACGTGGTGACCAATGTCTTCCGGGTCGCCGGAACTATCCCCATTTTGTGA
- a CDS encoding TIGR04283 family arsenosugar biosynthesis glycosyltransferase, translated as MDISIVVPTLNEEATLAATLAHARAPAVREIIVVDGGSTDATGVVAAAAADRVLNAPRGRAAQMNAGAAVAAGEVLLFLHADTLLPAGFDAAVVAALANDAVVGGRFDVALMPSTPLLRIVGALINLRSRLSRIATGDQAIFVRRCVFEELGGFPLIPLMEDLAFSRTLKRCGRVACIRLKVVTSSRRWVRGGVIRTIVLMWWLRLLYFCGVSPARLRRIYADTR; from the coding sequence GTGGACATCTCGATTGTCGTCCCGACGCTGAACGAAGAAGCTACCCTTGCGGCAACGCTGGCGCATGCCCGCGCGCCGGCGGTGCGCGAGATCATCGTCGTCGATGGTGGCAGCACCGACGCGACGGGTGTCGTTGCCGCCGCTGCTGCGGACCGTGTCTTGAACGCGCCGCGTGGCCGCGCCGCGCAGATGAACGCCGGCGCCGCGGTTGCCGCTGGGGAGGTGCTGCTGTTTCTACACGCCGACACGTTGCTGCCGGCGGGGTTCGATGCCGCCGTCGTAGCGGCGCTCGCGAACGACGCTGTCGTCGGTGGCCGCTTTGACGTCGCGCTGATGCCCAGCACTCCGTTGCTCCGAATCGTTGGCGCACTGATCAATCTGCGTTCGCGCCTCAGCCGTATCGCCACCGGTGATCAAGCGATATTCGTCCGCCGTTGTGTGTTCGAAGAGCTGGGCGGGTTTCCATTGATTCCGCTGATGGAGGATCTCGCCTTCAGCCGCACGCTGAAGCGCTGCGGCCGCGTTGCCTGTATCCGGCTGAAGGTTGTGACCTCGTCGCGGCGCTGGGTCAGGGGCGGCGTGATCCGCACCATCGTACTGATGTGGTGGCTGCGCTTGCTGTACTTCTGCGGCGTCTCGCCGGCGCGTTTGCGCCGCATTTACGCCGACACGCGGTGA
- a CDS encoding adenosylcobinamide-GDP ribazoletransferase produces MSDDEREEEWWLGGERPSWRDLLAAIAWLTALPVGVMAPVRQGTAALFYPIVGLAIGACWALCDRAAVEFVPAFPRALLVLGVWLVATGGRYAAGVARTCAAVVGGNRQRGLESMAGPALTLPGCIGMLGMLAAQLWSLVALDRLRLPALLYAPMLAAWSVVVLVHGSRAARTDGRRVKYAPAVSFREFAVASVITFGVLFSLSQAVGILVGVVVGAAIVGIRVGLHGWLDGLTEASVRASADITLTLTLAVFAAFPAAS; encoded by the coding sequence GTGAGCGACGACGAGCGCGAAGAAGAATGGTGGCTCGGTGGCGAGCGCCCATCGTGGCGTGATCTGCTGGCGGCAATCGCGTGGCTGACCGCGCTGCCAGTTGGAGTCATGGCTCCCGTTCGTCAGGGGACCGCAGCGCTATTCTATCCGATCGTCGGCTTGGCCATTGGTGCGTGCTGGGCGTTGTGCGATCGCGCAGCGGTTGAGTTTGTGCCCGCGTTCCCACGTGCGCTGCTAGTGCTCGGAGTGTGGCTGGTCGCGACCGGCGGACGCTATGCGGCGGGTGTCGCGCGCACCTGCGCAGCAGTGGTCGGCGGCAACCGGCAACGAGGGCTCGAATCGATGGCAGGCCCAGCTCTCACGCTGCCTGGCTGCATCGGGATGCTGGGGATGCTTGCGGCGCAATTGTGGAGCTTAGTGGCGCTGGATCGCTTGCGTTTGCCGGCGCTATTGTATGCACCGATGCTGGCGGCGTGGAGCGTCGTCGTGTTGGTGCATGGCTCGCGTGCCGCTCGGACGGACGGCCGGCGTGTGAAGTACGCGCCGGCCGTCAGCTTCCGCGAGTTCGCCGTGGCCAGCGTGATCACGTTCGGCGTGCTGTTCTCGCTATCGCAGGCCGTCGGGATTTTGGTTGGGGTCGTCGTCGGGGCGGCAATCGTGGGAATTCGAGTCGGGCTGCACGGTTGGCTCGACGGACTCACCGAGGCTTCCGTGCGCGCCAGTGCTGACATCACGCTCACGCTTACGCTGGCGGTGTTTGCGGCGTTCCCTGCCGCAAGTTGA